Part of the Terriglobia bacterium genome, GGCGATTTCAAATGGATGACGCCCTACGTTACCAACAAGAAGGGGCCGGCCGACGTCGATGAAACGACCGATACCAACGACACGATTGATTGGCTGCTCAAAAATATTCCAAATAATAACGGCCGTGTCGGCATGTGGGGAATTTCCTATCCCGGCTTCTATACCGCTTCTGCCCTGGCTGATCCTCACCCGGCACTGAAAGCGGCATCTCCTCAAGCGCCCATGGCGGACAACTATCTGGGTGATGATATCCACCACAATGGGGCGTTCTGGCTGCCGCACATTTTCAATTTCATCAGTTGGTTTGGCAAGCCGCGTCTGGGACCGACAACCGACTATCCGCCGGGCTTCAGTCCGGACACAACCGATGGATACAACTTCTTTCTGGAAATGGGGACATTGGCCAATGCCAATCTCAAATACTTCCACAATGAACTGAAACTTTGGAACGAGTGGATGCAGCACGGCGACTATGACAGCTATTGGCAGGCACAAAACCTACCCAGGAATCTTAAGAAGATCGATGTGGCGGTTATGACGGTCGGCGGTTGGTTCGACGCCGAAGATCTGCAGGGAACGTTGCGAATTTACCAGGCACTCGAAAAGCAAAATCCCGACACCTTCAACACGCTTGTCATGGGACCCTGGTCTCATGGCGGATGGGCCGGCGGAAACGGCGATGCCATCGGCAACGTGGATTTCGGCTCGAATACGTCCAGGTTCTACCGCCAGAACATGGAACTGCCGTTCTTCAACTATTACCTGAAGGGCGAAGGCGAATTAAGCCAGCCCGAAGCCTATGTGTTCGAAACCGGATCCAATCAGTGGAAAAAATACGACCACTGGCCGCCCAGGAACGAGCAAACAACGGCGATTTACCTGCAACCCGGAGGGGCGCTCTCTTTCTCTGCGCCCGCAAACACGAAGACGAAGACCTACGATGAATATGTCAGCGACCCCGCAAAACCGGTGCCCTATATCGATGGAGTTGCTTTGGGCATGGCGCGGGAGTACATGGATGACGATCAACGGTTCGCCGCGGGACGGCCGGACGTTCTGGTTTACCGGACGGAGGTGTTGAGCGAAAACCTGACTGTTGCCGGTCCTGTCGGAGTGAACCTGGTGGTTTCGAGCAGCGGCACGGACTCGGACTTTGTTGTAAAACTCATCGATGTCGCGAAAGACGGTTATGAAATGCTCGTGCGCGGCGAACCCTTCCGCGCAAAGTACCGGAACAGCTTTTCAAAGCCGGAACCACTGAAGCCGAACCAGCCTACAAGCATCAATTACGACATGCCGGATATCAACCATACTTTCCTGAAAGGCCATCGGATCATGGTCCAGATCCAGAGCACGTGGTTTCCGCTGATGGACCGGAATCCGCAGAAATTCGTCAACATCTATGCAGCGGCTGAATCGGACTTTCAGAAGGCGACGGAGCGGATCTATCACTCGACCGCAGAAAGGTCACAGTTAACGTTTCGGGTTGTTCGTTAGCCGGGCGCCCGAGGAGATTTCCGCCGGGGAGGCCAGGTCGACCGGAATCCGGAGTTCCACGGTCGTGCCTGCTCCCTGAGTGCTGCGCATCGTCACGGCATTAAGGCTGCCGTATCTTTCCAGACGTTTCTGCACATTGGACAGCCCCAGCCCGCGTGACTTCTGTCTGGCCGATGGCAGATCATTTGCACCGGCGCCGGTGTCTATAACAGAGATGATCGCCGTCAATTCCTCCAGCCGCGCTGAAATTCGCACTTCGCCGCCGGTCAGCGACTCACTGATTCCGTGTTTGATGGAGTTCTCGACAAGCGGCTGAATCACCAGGGCTGGAATTCGTATCTTCCGCAATTCGAAGGGCACGTCGACGAGCACGCGCAGACGGTCCTCGAATCTGGCGCGTTCGATATCCAGGTATGCCTCGACAAGGTCCAATTCCTCGCCAAGCGGCACGAATTCATCCGCGGACTTCAGGACGGCGCGCAACAGACCGGACAGGCGCATCAACGTTTCCAGCGCCCGCTCCGGAGCGGTTTGAATCAGATAGCCGATTGTGGTCAGGGCATTAAATAGAAAGTGCGGATTGATTTGAGCGCGCAGGGCTTTGAGCTCGGCCTCGGCGGCCAGCTTCCTCATTTCCTGCTCCCGGACATCGTGCCGGTATCGTTCTTCGATCGACCGGACCGCATCGATACGGCGGGCGATGAGCAGGGCGGCGCGTTCCAACATGGCGACATCGTCGGAAAGCAGCCGCCTGCCACTGGCCAGATCACGAATATGCAGGACGTAGCGCGGCGCTTCGGTTGTCGCGATCGGGACTTGTGCCCGCCGGCGGTCCGCCTGCACAACGATCATGTCCTGCGGCTGATTCCACACCATCCAGTCCATCCTGGCGCTCAGGGCAGGCGAAAGGATCTGTAAAGCTTCGTCGAACATGGCTTCCGGGGAGTTTCGCAGGTCGATCTGCCGCGACAGTTGAATCAGGAGATCCGCATAATCGGCACGCTTCAAAACGATCTTATCCACGAACCACGCCGCGACACGGCGCAAAGCCGGGTACGTCATAGCCGTCGCAACCCAGATCGTCAGCAACAACGTTGTTGTTTCTTCGCCGGCCCCGTGAAGAGAGCAGCGGGCTGACAGCGAAAACGAAAACGCCGAACGTGAGTCCTGCCAGCAGCATGAACGCGAGCGCCCGCTTCAAAACAATATCCGCCAGCGCGAAACGGAAATCCTCATAGAGGATCAGCAGCGCCAATGGAAGCGAGGCGTGGTGCCCCGCCAGCTGGAGCCACCACGGATCATCGCCGCCACCCTGGTGATAGCTCAAGTGCAGGGCCGATACGGCGAACACAGACATCGCGACAACCCACAAAATGCGGCCGCGGCCTTCCTTACCCCGGGTGAGGATCAGGAGCGCCAGAAGAAGCGCGGCAAATCCCACAGTTACGCCTCGCAAAGCGAGTTGTGAGGGGATGGCTCCGGCCGTGAGCACCGAATAAAAGTGCATGAGTGTGGCGGCCGAACTCAGTCCATATGCCGCAGTGGCGATAAGCAGATTCTGACGCGGCGTTATCGTCTCGGTCGCCCGCAACGCGGAGTGAACGACCACCGCTGGAAGAAAACATAGCGCACTGAACGCGGCCGCAAGAAGCAGCAGACCGGAATGGTGAATCCGAGCTTCACCATTCCGTAGC contains:
- a CDS encoding CocE/NonD family hydrolase, which gives rise to MSFSNPKTAVAIAFICIAISAGYIAQNPPEARSTYTKNEYRIPMRDGVKLFTSVYVPKRTSPVRYPILLNRTPYGVEPYGPDAFPRSLGPSSLFAQEGYIFVYQDVRGRYMSEGDFKWMTPYVTNKKGPADVDETTDTNDTIDWLLKNIPNNNGRVGMWGISYPGFYTASALADPHPALKAASPQAPMADNYLGDDIHHNGAFWLPHIFNFISWFGKPRLGPTTDYPPGFSPDTTDGYNFFLEMGTLANANLKYFHNELKLWNEWMQHGDYDSYWQAQNLPRNLKKIDVAVMTVGGWFDAEDLQGTLRIYQALEKQNPDTFNTLVMGPWSHGGWAGGNGDAIGNVDFGSNTSRFYRQNMELPFFNYYLKGEGELSQPEAYVFETGSNQWKKYDHWPPRNEQTTAIYLQPGGALSFSAPANTKTKTYDEYVSDPAKPVPYIDGVALGMAREYMDDDQRFAAGRPDVLVYRTEVLSENLTVAGPVGVNLVVSSSGTDSDFVVKLIDVAKDGYEMLVRGEPFRAKYRNSFSKPEPLKPNQPTSINYDMPDINHTFLKGHRIMVQIQSTWFPLMDRNPQKFVNIYAAAESDFQKATERIYHSTAERSQLTFRVVR
- a CDS encoding histidine kinase is translated as MLTIWVATAMTYPALRRVAAWFVDKIVLKRADYADLLIQLSRQIDLRNSPEAMFDEALQILSPALSARMDWMVWNQPQDMIVVQADRRRAQVPIATTEAPRYVLHIRDLASGRRLLSDDVAMLERAALLIARRIDAVRSIEERYRHDVREQEMRKLAAEAELKALRAQINPHFLFNALTTIGYLIQTAPERALETLMRLSGLLRAVLKSADEFVPLGEELDLVEAYLDIERARFEDRLRVLVDVPFELRKIRIPALVIQPLVENSIKHGISESLTGGEVRISARLEELTAIISVIDTGAGANDLPSARQKSRGLGLSNVQKRLERYGSLNAVTMRSTQGAGTTVELRIPVDLASPAEISSGARLTNNPKR